One Verrucomicrobiaceae bacterium genomic window carries:
- a CDS encoding response regulator transcription factor, which yields MTTPTQSVTNSARGCKVLLVEDHPMFREHLAQLITRELDVIICGEADNIRDAMRLIEEHRPQIAIVDITLRGGSSGLELLKDIKALGLDVNVLVLSMHDEDLYAERALRSGARGYITKNEASSEVVQAIECVLKGEVYASKRVTSRMLERITQKRAGAEFAGLETLADRELEVFHMLGRGKSTRDIAQMLNLGDSTVETYRARIKDKLGLRSAAELYLRAGQWVRDHGA from the coding sequence ATGACTACACCTACCCAATCCGTCACAAACTCAGCCCGCGGCTGCAAAGTACTCCTGGTCGAGGATCATCCCATGTTCCGTGAGCACCTCGCTCAGCTCATCACACGAGAGCTGGATGTGATCATCTGCGGGGAGGCGGATAACATTCGCGATGCGATGCGTCTCATCGAAGAGCATCGGCCACAGATCGCTATCGTGGACATTACCCTGCGCGGTGGCTCCAGTGGTCTGGAATTGCTCAAAGACATCAAGGCTCTCGGCCTAGATGTGAATGTGCTCGTCCTCTCCATGCACGATGAAGACCTTTACGCAGAACGTGCCCTGCGCAGCGGTGCCCGTGGCTACATCACGAAAAACGAAGCGTCTTCTGAAGTCGTCCAAGCTATCGAGTGCGTCCTCAAAGGGGAGGTCTATGCGAGCAAACGCGTGACATCCCGCATGCTCGAGCGCATCACACAAAAGCGTGCTGGTGCCGAGTTCGCTGGACTCGAAACACTTGCAGATCGCGAATTGGAGGTTTTTCACATGCTCGGACGCGGGAAAAGCACGCGCGATATCGCCCAGATGCTCAATCTAGGGGACTCTACGGTCGAAACCTATCGTGCCCGCATCAAGGATAAGCTGGGTCTTCGCAGCGCCGCAGAGCTCTACCTGCGTGCGGGTCAGTGGGTGCGCGATCACGGCGCATGA
- a CDS encoding FdtA/QdtA family cupin domain-containing protein yields the protein MTPSDHYLSTSVPGAHLVKLLQVPDLGRGDLCVADLAHALPFVPRRCFWVSSPPPGSVRGDHAHRICSQFIFCASGSCLVELDDGSRKAELRLESPGAGLLVPPMVWVKIYQHAPGTVQMVFASHDYDSDDYIRDYEHFIHLHNESTNTPSQL from the coding sequence ATGACCCCCTCGGACCACTATCTTTCTACTTCGGTGCCCGGCGCTCATTTGGTGAAGTTGTTGCAAGTGCCCGATCTCGGGCGCGGCGATCTCTGTGTTGCTGATCTGGCACACGCTTTGCCATTTGTGCCGCGTCGTTGTTTCTGGGTGAGTTCACCGCCGCCTGGAAGCGTGCGTGGAGACCATGCGCATCGAATTTGTAGCCAATTCATCTTTTGCGCCTCGGGTAGCTGCTTAGTCGAGCTCGATGATGGTAGCAGAAAAGCAGAGCTGCGGTTGGAGAGCCCCGGTGCGGGCCTATTGGTCCCGCCGATGGTGTGGGTAAAAATTTATCAGCATGCGCCTGGCACTGTGCAGATGGTCTTTGCCTCCCATGATTATGATTCCGACGACTACATTCGTGATTACGAGCATTTTATTCATCTACATAACGAATCAACAAACACACCATCACAGCTATGA
- a CDS encoding glycosyltransferase has translation MPVTRPLQNELTSMPDFSFVVPLHNTGEMLRPLLGAFRAEAMTLRESWELVLVDDGSTDETLVAARGMLENFPATVTLVGFARNYGEHAAVLEGWRRSRGRFVVNLDDDLQNPVSEARRLLEHLRRTGAEVVYSIYAEKKHALWRNIGSRLANRCATFLLGKPSGLYLSSFRAVRRELLDRIVSHSAPFPHLDGLILGATDRITTLVVDHAPRLEGRSGYTPRRLMRLALSLFFDHSIMPLRVAGVLGVAFCVFGALLLTAVVYEVVSGGTRQPGWASLMGVLAAFSGTQLLLLGVFGEYLGRAYLTVSGRPQSLVREVFTRPGGPDA, from the coding sequence ATGCCCGTCACTCGACCGTTACAAAACGAGCTGACTTCCATGCCTGATTTCAGTTTTGTGGTGCCTTTGCACAACACGGGTGAGATGCTGCGTCCTCTTTTGGGTGCCTTTCGAGCAGAGGCAATGACACTTCGAGAAAGCTGGGAGTTGGTGCTCGTCGATGATGGTAGCACAGACGAGACACTAGTGGCCGCGCGCGGGATGTTGGAGAATTTTCCCGCCACAGTGACGCTCGTTGGCTTTGCGAGAAACTACGGTGAGCATGCGGCGGTTCTGGAGGGCTGGCGGCGTTCTAGAGGGCGCTTTGTCGTCAATCTTGATGATGATCTACAAAATCCAGTCAGTGAGGCGCGGCGACTTCTTGAGCATTTACGCCGGACCGGTGCAGAGGTCGTTTACTCGATCTATGCGGAGAAAAAGCACGCGCTTTGGCGAAACATCGGCAGTCGCCTTGCGAACAGGTGTGCCACATTTTTGTTGGGAAAGCCTTCTGGATTGTACCTCTCTAGTTTCCGTGCGGTGCGGCGTGAGCTTCTGGATCGTATCGTTTCTCATTCGGCTCCATTTCCTCACCTTGATGGTCTTATTCTCGGTGCCACTGACCGCATTACCACACTGGTTGTCGATCATGCTCCGCGATTAGAGGGGCGTAGCGGCTACACACCGCGTAGGCTCATGCGCTTGGCTTTGAGCTTGTTTTTTGATCACAGCATCATGCCACTGCGAGTCGCTGGGGTGCTGGGGGTGGCCTTTTGTGTCTTCGGAGCCCTTTTGCTGACTGCTGTAGTTTATGAGGTGGTTTCAGGTGGCACTAGGCAGCCTGGCTGGGCCTCTCTGATGGGTGTGTTAGCCGCCTTCAGTGGCACCCAGTTGCTTTTGCTCGGAGTTTTCGGTGAATATCTGGGCCGCGCCTACCTCACGGTCTCGGGCAGGCCACAATCACTCGTGCGTGAGGTTTTTACTCGTCCTGGAGGGCCTGACGCATGA
- a CDS encoding tetratricopeptide repeat protein has product MAKKSRNRASVKRGNLELPEVNVVAVSVPCQSVSKSHEWGMAAVIVTLCAALYGWTAHFPLVFDDYFYMRENPFFKEFGTMPFFTDFNAFVLMAKSQGLDPDLSLNIALRPLAYATLYLNFILAGGFDPWGFRVLNILFHALNGCFLFQLVMQLAKAMAQRNRWPQGASPFFIASVSALLFTVHPLATESVTYIIQRFTSMGATFFLLAVLLHVISLTREGEGSATRRVWWRFASVLCAIASMLTKEDAVMVPVIAVMLDWLVIGSPLRRALWRGLPLLLCLPLVPLLVMASSAALHEHDWSPWRALNVLNRTDMPWGRMEYPLTQLTVVVEYLRLLLWPTGQNVLPYWPSYESMWQWPVLRSGLLLGVLVTAIAWWRWWGLRVSSKADHRALLAWASLCWFFAIIMISSGPVPLPDLISEHRTYLPSIGIFILIACVLDRLRDAVCLRGLRRQWMVTVGVAAAVLGLSIATCMRNEVWRTNISLWTNAVLVGPERSESWSNLGVAQAEAGLLAESERSFRQAVELEPRFVAARVNLTSILLKMERWDDCVETTQHMLEKEELRREATIHYNQAAALAGMGKLDEAVTILKMIVSQRPDHFLSHRLLGVVYHHYQHRDRAAEHLRHAQTLLPGDPEVTRLLQAMNL; this is encoded by the coding sequence ATGGCCAAAAAATCGCGCAACCGTGCCTCTGTGAAGCGAGGAAACCTGGAGCTACCCGAAGTAAATGTGGTAGCGGTGAGTGTGCCGTGCCAAAGCGTTTCCAAATCGCATGAATGGGGAATGGCAGCAGTTATCGTGACTTTATGTGCGGCTCTGTATGGCTGGACAGCGCATTTCCCACTCGTCTTCGATGATTATTTTTACATGCGGGAGAACCCGTTTTTCAAGGAATTTGGGACGATGCCGTTTTTCACAGATTTTAACGCATTCGTCTTAATGGCAAAGTCCCAGGGACTCGATCCTGATCTATCTCTAAACATTGCCTTACGCCCCTTAGCTTATGCGACGCTGTATTTGAATTTTATATTGGCTGGTGGTTTCGATCCTTGGGGATTCCGGGTGCTGAACATACTCTTTCATGCCCTCAATGGCTGTTTTTTATTCCAACTGGTGATGCAGTTGGCGAAAGCCATGGCGCAACGCAATCGATGGCCGCAGGGGGCATCACCGTTCTTCATCGCGAGTGTATCAGCGCTGCTTTTCACCGTTCACCCACTGGCAACGGAGTCCGTGACGTATATCATCCAGCGATTCACATCGATGGGGGCTACCTTTTTCCTGTTGGCCGTGCTATTGCATGTGATCTCACTCACAAGGGAAGGAGAGGGGAGCGCAACTCGCCGTGTGTGGTGGAGGTTTGCTTCAGTGCTTTGTGCCATAGCGAGCATGCTTACAAAGGAGGATGCTGTGATGGTGCCGGTCATAGCGGTGATGCTGGACTGGTTGGTGATCGGTTCGCCACTTCGTAGAGCTCTTTGGCGTGGGTTGCCACTCTTGCTGTGCCTGCCACTCGTTCCACTCCTCGTTATGGCGAGCTCTGCTGCTCTTCATGAGCATGACTGGAGTCCCTGGCGAGCACTCAATGTGCTGAATCGCACAGATATGCCATGGGGACGAATGGAGTATCCCCTCACGCAATTGACCGTGGTAGTGGAGTATCTACGGCTGCTACTTTGGCCAACGGGCCAAAATGTGCTGCCCTATTGGCCATCGTATGAATCTATGTGGCAATGGCCCGTGCTGCGCTCTGGGCTTTTGCTAGGTGTACTCGTCACTGCGATAGCATGGTGGAGGTGGTGGGGGCTACGTGTGAGCAGTAAAGCTGATCACCGTGCTTTACTTGCGTGGGCATCATTGTGCTGGTTTTTCGCTATAATAATGATCTCCTCAGGGCCTGTGCCACTGCCAGATCTCATCTCAGAGCATCGCACCTACTTGCCCTCAATCGGCATTTTCATACTTATTGCGTGTGTGTTGGATCGTCTGCGAGACGCAGTCTGTTTGAGGGGTCTTAGGCGGCAATGGATGGTGACGGTAGGCGTCGCCGCAGCGGTCCTGGGGCTCTCCATCGCGACTTGCATGCGAAATGAGGTGTGGCGCACCAATATCAGCTTATGGACGAATGCGGTGTTGGTGGGGCCTGAGCGTTCTGAATCATGGTCGAATCTTGGGGTCGCACAGGCAGAGGCCGGACTGTTGGCAGAGTCAGAGAGGAGCTTTCGCCAGGCAGTAGAGCTCGAGCCGCGCTTTGTAGCTGCGAGGGTGAACCTAACAAGCATCCTGCTCAAAATGGAGCGGTGGGATGACTGTGTTGAGACCACTCAGCACATGCTCGAAAAGGAGGAACTCAGGAGAGAGGCCACGATACACTACAATCAAGCGGCAGCTCTGGCAGGGATGGGTAAATTGGATGAGGCTGTTACCATTCTGAAAATGATCGTCTCACAGCGGCCAGATCACTTCCTGAGTCACCGCCTTTTAGGCGTCGTTTACCACCATTATCAGCACCGAGATCGAGCCGCAGAGCATCTTCGGCATGCCCAAACGTTGCTCCCAGGTGATCCTGAGGTGACTCGTTTGCTGCAAGCGATGAATCTATGA
- a CDS encoding transposase, with product MTNAASEGVNSRIQAIKSAARGFRSFANYRVRILFHCGRLDLKPSHTH from the coding sequence ATCACCAACGCAGCGAGCGAGGGAGTCAATAGTCGAATCCAGGCGATCAAAAGCGCGGCAAGAGGCTTCCGCTCATTCGCCAACTACCGCGTGCGCATCCTCTTCCATTGCGGCAGACTAGATCTCAAGCCTTCCCACACCCACTAA
- a CDS encoding ISL3 family transposase: MPRCQCEHCGVKTIEVPWAGKHSPFTWMFEAFGVAVLQSAASTREACELLRIGWEGAHRLMERAVKRGLVRRSLDGFEYAGMDEPKRSGDSQPQAARRASVARQKSFGSGHDYITTLNDLSEGSARVIEVVHGRKHEDAVALLEQIPESHRRRIKAVAMDMWDAYLKAARQVLPEADIVHDRYHISAHLNAAVDRVRKDEHKRLMGLGDDTLKGSKYQWLRTHADKRSSEAVSFRKLHELDLKTSRAWHYKEDFRHFWNYLYAGAAERFYKGWRKAVMSSRLEPIKKVARLIDAHWQEILN, from the coding sequence GTGCCGCGCTGTCAGTGCGAGCATTGCGGTGTTAAAACCATCGAGGTGCCATGGGCGGGCAAACACTCACCCTTCACCTGGATGTTTGAGGCGTTTGGCGTTGCCGTGCTACAAAGCGCGGCGAGCACCCGCGAAGCGTGCGAACTGCTGCGCATCGGCTGGGAAGGCGCACATCGGCTCATGGAGCGGGCAGTGAAGCGTGGACTGGTGAGGCGCAGCCTAGATGGTTTTGAGTATGCAGGGATGGATGAACCGAAGCGCAGCGGAGATAGCCAGCCGCAGGCTGCCCGTAGGGCGAGCGTAGCGAGGCAAAAGAGCTTTGGCAGCGGCCACGACTACATCACCACACTCAATGATCTCAGTGAAGGATCTGCTCGCGTGATTGAGGTGGTGCACGGGCGCAAGCACGAAGACGCCGTCGCGCTGCTGGAGCAGATCCCCGAAAGCCATCGTCGCCGAATCAAAGCCGTGGCCATGGACATGTGGGACGCTTATCTTAAAGCCGCACGGCAAGTGCTGCCGGAAGCCGACATCGTGCATGACCGCTATCACATCAGCGCCCATCTCAACGCAGCGGTGGACCGCGTGCGCAAAGACGAGCACAAGAGGCTCATGGGTCTGGGGGATGACACACTCAAAGGGAGCAAATACCAATGGCTGCGCACCCATGCCGACAAGCGTAGCAGCGAGGCAGTGAGCTTTCGCAAGCTGCACGAGCTGGATCTGAAAACCAGCCGAGCGTGGCACTACAAGGAAGACTTCCGCCACTTCTGGAACTACCTCTATGCCGGAGCGGCGGAGCGGTTTTACAAAGGTTGGCGCAAAGCAGTCATGAGCAGCAGGCTGGAGCCTATCAAGAAGGTAGCACGGCTCATCGACGCGCACTGGCAGGAGATACTCAACTAG
- the tnpA gene encoding IS200/IS605 family transposase has translation MEQQSLNHTKWECKYHVVFIPKCRRKVLYKELRPYLGEVFRSLTEQKECRVEEGHLMPDHVHMLLSVPPKYAVSQVVGYIKGKSAIHLARAYGGRRRNFVGQHFWARGYFVSTVGRDEAGVRAYIQNQEQEDKRLEQLEMFNGS, from the coding sequence ATGGAACAACAAAGTTTAAATCATACGAAATGGGAATGTAAATATCATGTGGTCTTTATCCCGAAATGTCGGCGCAAAGTGCTCTACAAAGAGCTGCGTCCATATTTAGGTGAGGTATTCAGATCGCTTACGGAGCAGAAAGAATGCCGCGTGGAGGAAGGCCATCTGATGCCGGATCATGTGCATATGCTGCTGAGCGTGCCGCCGAAGTATGCGGTATCGCAGGTGGTAGGCTACATCAAGGGCAAGAGCGCGATACATCTGGCACGGGCATATGGCGGACGACGACGAAACTTCGTGGGGCAACACTTTTGGGCGAGGGGCTACTTCGTCTCAACGGTGGGTCGAGATGAAGCGGGGGTGCGAGCGTACATTCAAAACCAGGAGCAGGAGGATAAGCGTCTCGAACAACTAGAGATGTTCAACGGGTCCTAG
- a CDS encoding IS1380 family transposase — translation MVNLPIEYSDKPVTPFGGMALMKRFVDQTGIREHLATLDLPQGGSNRAYDPVQIIESFWLSIWTGASRYIHCDWLRQDQTLAAIFGYESLPSQSTYSRFFGKFSQARNTVVFPALQKWFFAQINVGAVTVDFDSTVITRDGSQEGAAKGYNPNRKGRNSHHPLMAFISQTRMVANAWLRPGNTAACSNCVEFMRETFDEALAGVKVGLVRGDSGFYTDEILSALEERSLNYIIAARAYSNIKNEVHGMKDWVEICPGIAVKEWRHQSADPKTKARRHIVVRKQISRRSQAGGKLLFDDLPDYRFSLYVTNLDLPLDQIWYIYNTRADCENRIKELKQDFGLDAFCLQELTRSPPHGSLALRAALRAVCLAARRAARLWAKEASFRFIMVAYNLMSLFRHFGLNSHNQATLVTLRSYCFAIGGWVRQHARKRVLKLSLPGKKRPWMDAIFRQIEARPPPFAYSIA, via the coding sequence ATGGTGAATCTACCGATTGAATACTCCGACAAGCCTGTGACGCCCTTTGGCGGCATGGCGTTGATGAAGCGTTTTGTGGATCAGACTGGTATCCGCGAACATCTGGCCACCTTGGATCTGCCTCAAGGCGGGTCGAATCGAGCGTATGATCCGGTGCAGATCATCGAAAGCTTTTGGCTCAGCATCTGGACGGGAGCCAGTCGCTACATCCACTGCGATTGGTTGCGCCAGGATCAAACGCTCGCAGCCATTTTTGGCTATGAGAGCCTGCCGAGCCAAAGCACCTACAGCCGATTCTTCGGCAAGTTCTCTCAGGCACGCAACACGGTGGTGTTCCCAGCATTACAGAAGTGGTTCTTTGCGCAAATCAACGTGGGAGCAGTGACGGTGGACTTCGACAGCACGGTCATCACGCGCGATGGCAGCCAGGAAGGCGCTGCCAAGGGCTACAACCCCAACCGCAAAGGGCGCAACTCGCACCATCCGCTCATGGCCTTCATCAGCCAGACACGCATGGTAGCCAACGCATGGCTGCGCCCGGGCAACACGGCAGCGTGCTCCAATTGCGTCGAGTTCATGCGCGAGACTTTCGATGAGGCGCTCGCGGGAGTGAAGGTGGGCCTCGTGCGTGGCGACAGCGGTTTTTATACTGACGAAATCCTGAGCGCGTTGGAAGAGCGCAGCCTCAACTACATCATCGCCGCGCGGGCCTACTCCAACATCAAGAACGAGGTCCACGGCATGAAGGACTGGGTGGAAATCTGCCCCGGCATCGCAGTCAAAGAGTGGCGGCATCAGTCAGCCGATCCGAAGACCAAGGCGCGTCGGCACATTGTGGTGCGTAAGCAGATCAGTCGCCGTTCACAGGCCGGAGGCAAGTTGCTCTTCGACGACCTGCCCGACTACCGCTTTAGCCTGTATGTGACCAATCTCGACCTGCCGCTCGATCAGATATGGTACATCTACAACACTCGGGCCGACTGCGAGAACAGGATCAAAGAGTTGAAGCAAGACTTCGGCCTCGACGCGTTCTGCCTGCAGGAGTTGACTCGGTCGCCGCCTCACGGCTCCCTCGCCCTGCGGGCTGCACTGCGTGCAGTCTGTCTCGCTGCCCGCCGGGCAGCTCGGCTTTGGGCCAAGGAGGCCTCGTTCCGCTTCATCATGGTGGCCTATAATCTGATGAGTCTGTTCCGGCATTTTGGACTCAACAGTCACAATCAAGCCACCTTGGTGACGCTGCGATCCTATTGCTTTGCAATAGGCGGTTGGGTCAGACAACACGCTCGAAAGCGAGTGCTCAAGCTCTCACTGCCTGGCAAAAAACGTCCCTGGATGGACGCTATCTTCCGCCAAATCGAGGCTCGCCCACCGCCGTTCGCTTACTCAATTGCATAA
- the lpxI gene encoding UDP-2,3-diacylglucosamine diphosphatase LpxI (LpxI, functionally equivalent to LpxH, replaces it in LPS biosynthesis in a minority of bacteria.): protein MIAPNLDTIALIAGNGVYPETFVHAARKAGVKKLVAAAFTNETKPELAGMVDAIEWFRVGQLGKMISFFKKQGVTQTVMVGQIAPKNLFDLRPDLRTLIMMAKLKQRNAETLFGGIASEMAKDGITLLPATTFLENLMPSAGHVAGPQIKKRRQEDAEYGFKIAKESSRLDIGQTVVVKNGTVLAVEAFEGTNEAVKRGGALGRGGATMVKVSKPNQDMRFDVPVVGPDTIRTAAAAGVDLIAVEAGMTLILGRDEVLRLCTELKVSVISLA, encoded by the coding sequence ATGATCGCCCCGAATCTCGATACCATCGCCCTCATCGCCGGAAACGGCGTTTACCCGGAGACCTTCGTCCATGCGGCACGGAAGGCGGGCGTGAAGAAACTCGTCGCAGCGGCCTTTACCAATGAAACGAAGCCGGAGCTGGCCGGCATGGTGGACGCCATCGAGTGGTTCCGCGTCGGGCAGCTCGGAAAGATGATTTCTTTCTTCAAAAAGCAGGGCGTGACCCAAACCGTCATGGTGGGCCAGATCGCCCCAAAGAACCTTTTCGACCTACGGCCAGATCTGCGCACGCTGATCATGATGGCGAAACTGAAGCAGCGTAACGCGGAAACGCTCTTTGGCGGCATCGCCAGCGAAATGGCCAAAGATGGCATCACCCTGCTCCCAGCGACGACTTTCCTCGAAAACCTGATGCCCAGCGCCGGCCACGTCGCGGGGCCGCAAATCAAAAAACGGCGTCAAGAAGACGCGGAATATGGTTTCAAAATTGCCAAGGAAAGTAGCCGCCTCGACATCGGGCAGACCGTGGTGGTAAAAAACGGCACCGTACTGGCCGTGGAGGCCTTTGAAGGCACCAATGAGGCCGTAAAGCGCGGCGGAGCCCTCGGACGCGGTGGCGCGACGATGGTGAAGGTGTCGAAGCCCAATCAAGACATGCGCTTTGATGTCCCCGTCGTGGGTCCAGACACCATCCGCACCGCTGCAGCTGCGGGAGTCGATCTCATCGCCGTGGAAGCCGGCATGACCCTCATCCTCGGCCGCGATGAGGTGCTGCGACTCTGCACCGAGCTCAAAGTCAGCGTGATCTCACTGGCCTGA
- a CDS encoding DUF3472 domain-containing protein produces MRSIAPYLFLALIGHVQAELRVPAFTAYSEPDFHGVEISREKGISGWKDKQQHLLWFGEIKTPGKLTANLRVAGDDGRALRLQVAETGHEAVVTRGVADFGEFQITKAGYVRIELTSPSDADGRGSIEALILDGPAAQDAHFNLEPRRNAASVHLMYPTPKDLKISLFYNEVTAVEEPLHTFYMACGFSRGYFGMQVNSGTERRIIFSIWDAGNGSNAIDRSTVAKDDQTQLIEKGEGVVASVFGHEGTGGHSHLVYPWKTGEAQKFVVAVKPVGEHTTYSGYWFHPEKRAWMLIASFRAPKDGKYLRGLHSFSENFGGQNGHLQRKALYGPQWIADADGKWTELTTAKFSHDPTGKEQRLDRFMGVEKGRFFLSHGGFVEGSTPYGTPFTRPAADVAPTLKLP; encoded by the coding sequence ATGCGCTCCATCGCCCCCTATCTCTTTCTCGCCCTCATCGGTCATGTGCAGGCCGAGCTTCGTGTCCCAGCCTTCACCGCCTACTCGGAGCCGGATTTCCACGGAGTGGAGATCTCACGAGAAAAGGGCATCTCAGGCTGGAAGGATAAGCAACAGCACCTGCTGTGGTTCGGAGAGATCAAAACGCCCGGCAAGCTCACCGCGAATTTACGTGTCGCAGGCGATGACGGCCGCGCTTTAAGGCTCCAGGTAGCTGAAACAGGCCACGAGGCAGTGGTGACGCGTGGGGTGGCCGATTTTGGCGAATTCCAGATCACGAAGGCAGGCTATGTGCGCATCGAGCTGACCTCTCCGAGCGATGCAGATGGCCGGGGCAGCATCGAGGCCCTCATCCTAGACGGCCCTGCTGCCCAGGATGCGCATTTCAATCTGGAGCCGCGGCGCAATGCGGCCTCCGTGCATCTGATGTATCCGACGCCGAAGGATCTGAAGATCTCCCTGTTCTACAACGAGGTGACGGCGGTGGAGGAGCCCCTGCACACATTTTACATGGCCTGTGGCTTTTCACGCGGTTACTTCGGCATGCAGGTGAATTCTGGCACCGAGCGACGCATCATTTTTTCCATCTGGGATGCGGGCAATGGCAGCAACGCCATCGACCGCTCCACCGTGGCAAAGGATGACCAGACGCAGCTCATCGAGAAAGGGGAAGGCGTGGTCGCGAGCGTCTTCGGCCATGAGGGCACGGGCGGGCACTCGCACCTCGTCTATCCGTGGAAGACCGGCGAGGCGCAGAAATTCGTGGTCGCGGTGAAGCCCGTGGGCGAGCACACGACGTATAGCGGCTACTGGTTTCACCCGGAAAAGCGGGCCTGGATGCTCATCGCCAGTTTCCGTGCCCCAAAGGACGGCAAATACCTGCGCGGCCTGCACTCCTTCAGCGAGAATTTCGGCGGTCAAAATGGCCACCTCCAGCGCAAAGCACTCTACGGGCCACAATGGATCGCCGATGCCGATGGCAAGTGGACCGAGCTAACCACCGCGAAGTTCAGCCACGACCCCACAGGCAAAGAGCAGCGCCTAGACCGCTTCATGGGGGTGGAAAAGGGGCGCTTCTTCCTCTCACACGGTGGTTTCGTGGAGGGCTCCACACCTTATGGCACACCCTTCACCCGCCCCGCTGCGGATGTAGCACCGACCCTAAAGCTGCCATGA